In a genomic window of Spiroplasma melliferum:
- a CDS encoding PTS system N-acetylmuramic acid-specific EIIBC component: MFIESEENEMAKDPKQTAKDIVEIVKADNVVSYTNCLTRLRLNLKPTAEIDLEKLKATPNVMGVLRPSPTELQIVLGPGFVANVTQAFGKLVNVDKTAYNENGGTDEFVSAAQAAQAVKGEMKGKQNRVQTFFTKFSKIFSPMIIGFIGAGILSGIAGIMQSAYGGTMDTSHAPAAAVSWFKALNLILEIWKNAFIIIVGWRTCEVWGGSGVLGAMTAAIYSPVFVSSVIPMLVVGDANHVNYLGINITNPLTNWLTVGFRPALDASGKLVFGYPSGNILGALLTATAALWMERGVRKFMPGVLDTIGTPTLVLFGLLLLNIFLLIPISGYLYQAVAWFFAHLYTNPFGAFVLAAIFLMAVAFGIHQGFVPIYGILIEQTGVNGLFPILGMAGMAQVGTGIALWIMAAKGSLLRRQIQGALIPAIFGIGEPMIYGVTLPRIRPFVTSSIGAGFGGLFIGAVYMWGHVTFGLNAMFGPSGILATFMMTTDTGNVPLAVGIYLIGCVIAVLAGWLVTMFGYSRIVKAGGNDMKELYQKNGKYKLYQKILWTLAFLTIIGIFIYWTVAYYKLPKAKRQKIAHVKVE; encoded by the coding sequence ATGTTTATTGAAAGTGAGGAAAATGAAATGGCAAAAGATCCGAAACAGACAGCAAAAGATATTGTTGAAATTGTCAAAGCGGATAATGTTGTATCATATACCAATTGTTTAACGAGACTGCGTCTTAATTTAAAACCAACAGCAGAGATAGATTTGGAAAAATTAAAAGCAACACCAAATGTAATGGGTGTTTTAAGACCATCACCAACAGAATTACAAATTGTGTTGGGACCAGGCTTTGTTGCAAATGTCACACAAGCTTTTGGAAAATTAGTTAATGTTGATAAAACTGCGTATAATGAAAATGGTGGTACGGATGAATTTGTTAGTGCTGCACAAGCAGCCCAAGCTGTAAAAGGCGAAATGAAAGGAAAGCAAAATAGAGTACAAACTTTTTTTACTAAATTCTCAAAAATCTTTTCACCAATGATTATTGGTTTCATTGGGGCGGGGATTTTATCCGGGATTGCTGGGATTATGCAATCTGCATATGGTGGAACAATGGACACTAGTCATGCTCCAGCTGCTGCCGTATCTTGATTTAAGGCATTAAATTTAATTCTAGAAATTTGAAAAAATGCTTTTATCATTATTGTTGGATGACGAACTTGTGAAGTTTGAGGAGGCAGTGGTGTCTTAGGGGCAATGACTGCAGCAATTTATTCTCCAGTTTTTGTAAGTAGTGTAATTCCAATGCTAGTTGTTGGTGATGCTAATCATGTTAATTATTTAGGGATTAATATTACTAATCCACTAACAAATTGGTTAACAGTTGGTTTTCGTCCAGCATTAGATGCAAGTGGTAAATTAGTATTTGGATATCCGTCAGGAAATATTTTAGGGGCCTTATTAACGGCAACAGCTGCTTTATGAATGGAACGTGGTGTTCGTAAATTTATGCCAGGAGTGTTAGATACAATTGGCACTCCAACATTAGTATTATTTGGCCTATTATTATTAAATATCTTTTTATTAATTCCTATTTCAGGTTATTTATATCAAGCGGTAGCATGATTCTTTGCTCATTTATACACTAATCCTTTTGGTGCCTTTGTTTTAGCCGCAATTTTCTTAATGGCAGTTGCTTTTGGAATTCACCAAGGATTTGTTCCAATTTACGGAATTTTAATTGAACAAACAGGAGTTAATGGTTTATTCCCAATTTTAGGAATGGCAGGAATGGCACAAGTTGGTACTGGGATTGCTTTATGAATTATGGCAGCAAAAGGCAGCTTATTGCGTCGGCAAATTCAAGGGGCCTTAATTCCAGCAATTTTTGGCATTGGAGAACCAATGATTTATGGGGTAACTTTACCACGAATTCGTCCATTTGTTACTAGTTCAATTGGAGCAGGTTTTGGTGGCTTATTTATTGGCGCAGTGTACATGTGAGGACATGTTACTTTTGGTTTAAATGCAATGTTTGGTCCTTCAGGGATTTTAGCAACCTTTATGATGACAACTGATACTGGTAATGTTCCATTAGCAGTGGGGATTTATCTTATAGGATGTGTCATTGCAGTTTTAGCAGGATGACTTGTTACAATGTTTGGATACTCGCGAATTGTTAAAGCGGGTGGAAATGATATGAA